The region GGGTGCCTTTATCAAGGACAAGACGGTCGGCCCACAGCCCAGGGCTCCGGCCAACGATCCGCGCCGCAACCGTTGGAGCCTCGATTTGAGCCTGGAGGTCGAGCAGACGCTGAAGACGCTGGTTGGCCAAGCCCATTTCGACCAGCTGCTGAACCCGCTTTTCGAGCTCCCCCACCTGTTGCCGGAGCGTATCGTTCTCTCGACGGACAGAGCGGAGATCGAAATACTGATCCCAGACCTGCTCAACACCCTGGCCGACCACTGTCGCGCCAAGCTGGAGCGGGAGCATTGCCTCGAGTAAGAGCGCACCGGCCGGATCTGGCCGAGACGGAGCCCGAGCATTCAGTACAGCTAACCCTGTAGAGATGACTAAAAAGAATCCACACGACAGAACGACCTTGTGCTGACGGAGCCAAGCATACATAGCGAGTCCCTCAGTAGACCGGGTTCTGTGTCTAGCTCTGGCATTGATTAGATAGCAACCTCGCGTAGCAGAGATAATTCATCCAGAGCCTTCCCCGCCCCCTTCACCACCGCAGTTAACGGATCATCAGCCAGCGCAACGGGCAAACCGGTTTCCTCGCGCAGCAGGATGTCGAGGTTCCGCAGCAAAGCCCCTCCGCCAGCCAAGATAATCCCTTTCTCCACAATATCCGAGGCCAACTCGGGCGGAGTTCGCTCGAGTGCCACTCGGACGGCTTCGACAATTTGGTTGATCGGATCCAACAGACAGTCCCGAATCTCCTCGTCAGACAACTCAACCGATTTGGGGATACCGGCCACCATATCCCGGCCCTTGATCTCCATGGTCTGGATCTCGTCGCTCGGATAGGCCGAACCGATCGTAATCTTGATCAGCTCCGAGGTCCGTTCACCAATCAGGACATTATACTTGCGCT is a window of Desulfurellaceae bacterium DNA encoding:
- the mreC gene encoding rod shape-determining protein MreC is translated as MYAWLRQHKVVLSCGFFLVISTGLAVLNARAPSRPDPAGALLLEAMLPLQLGATVVGQGVEQVWDQYFDLRSVRRENDTLRQQVGELEKRVQQLVEMGLANQRLQRLLDLQAQIEAPTVAARIVGRSPGLWADRLVLDKGTQNGMGKGSAVLMPAGIVGRIVFTTAHTARVMLASDPSSGIDAFVQRTRERGIVAGTGNGRARLKYVPKGADVRVGDVLLASGQEGIFPKGHPLGSVFRIGTMGGEMFEDVEVRLNVEFAKLEEVLVTTGGPQYAQQ